The following are from one region of the Salmo trutta chromosome 20, fSalTru1.1, whole genome shotgun sequence genome:
- the LOC115156037 gene encoding peptidyl-prolyl cis-trans isomerase G, protein MGIKVQRPRCFFDIGISNVLVGRVVVELFSDVCPKTCENFRCLCTGEKGIGKGTQKPLHYKGCLFHRIVKDFMIQGGDFSEGNGKGGESIYGGFFEDESFSVKHNKEYLLSMANRGKDTNGSQFFITTKPTPHLDGVHVVFGQVISGQEVVQTMESQKTDTGSRPYSEVKVMNCGELIPKSKAKKEEKKRLKAVSSGSDSSSDSDSSDDDSSESEGDSDKEPKKRKKRHKKESKKKKDKKQKKKKKDKKKSEAGSGDEKEEEVTSTVRPEEIPVIPENSFLMRRSPQQQKDESGKEREKKREREKPRERMFHCQSAYQRSLLMTRSGRTIKGRGPRRYRTPSHSRSRSRDRFQRSETPPHWRHEMQRAQRAPRASSGDRWIKGDKGDMTEDKNESGIAPRGRERKTSENKHEHAAENPSKNREEKKGRSHRSNSKEKDTSKTEDKHNKHKAKKAKSRSRSESKEKSGRSKSRERDQKHSKADDKRGRLRSKDRNLNKEKATESGTQDSVRSKERSKPTEADKNREETKGRNGEKLKAKSRSKERNSGKDRNRSLSRSRDRGRPVSSRDKEQGRDRERGRERSKSNERRRHREREDKRRGRSKSRDRSRSPDKIKSRDSRRGRRSRSKSNNRDHSKDGSSHQRKTRDSEDTHRRRRSKSSNSESEGEGKGKDRGRKSPISKKKREGSPKSKDTGKSPERNQRSKSQEKDKNHSKKKKYSSSSDDRD, encoded by the exons ATGGGAATAAAAGTCCAGCGTCCACGCTGCTTTTTTGACATTGGCATCAGTAACGTGCTGG TTGGCAGAGTTGTGGTAGAATTATTTTCTGATGTCTGCCCCAAAACCTGTGAGAACTTTCGATGCCTCTGCACAG GCGAAAAAGGAATTGGAAAAGGTACACAAAAACCTCTACATTACAAAGGATGCCTATTCCACAGAATTGTGAAGGACTTCATGATTCAAGGAGGAGACTTCAGTGAAG GCAATGGAAAAGGAGGGGAATCTATCTATGGAGGATTCTTTGAAG ATGAAAGCTTCTCTGTCAAACATAACAAGGAGTACCTCCTGTCAATGGCAAACAGGGGTAAAGATACCAATGGATCACAGTTTTTCAT AACAACAAAACCCACACCGCACTTGGATGG TGTCCATGTGGTTTTTGGCCAAGTGATCTCTGGCCAAGAGGTCGTTCAGACAATGGAGAGTCAAAAGACAGATACTGGCAGTAGACCATACTCTGAAGTGAAAGTTATGAACTGTGGAgagctcattccaaaatcaaaaG caaaaaaagaagaaaagaaaagACTAAAGGCCGTCTCCAGTGGCAGCGACAGCTCAAGTGACTCTGACAGTTCTGACGACGACTCTTCTGAATCTGAGGGTGACTCTGATAAAGAGCCCAAGAAACGGAAGAAGAGGCACAAGAAAGAGTCCAAGAAAAAGAAGGACAAGAaacaaaagaagaagaagaaggataaAAAAAAGT CTGAGGCTGGCAGTGGTgatgagaaagaggaagaggttaCATCTACGGTACGACCAGAGGAAATCCCTGTTATCCCAGAAAATAGTTTCCTTATGAGGAGAAGTCCTCAGCAGCAAAAAGATGAGTCTGGAAAGGAGAgggaaaaaaagagggagagggaaaagcCTAGGGAGAG AATGTTTCATTGTCAGTCAGCATATCAGAGGAGCCTTCTGATGACTAGATCAGGCAGGACGATTAAAGGCAGAGGTCCAAGA CGGTATCGAACTCCGTCACACTCCAGGTCAAGGTCAAGGGACCGTTTCCAGCGTAGTGAGACTCCTCCACACTGGCGCCATGAGATGCAGCGTGCACAAAGGGCACCAAGAGCATCCAGCGGAGACCGTTGGATAAAGGGTGACAA GGGTGACATGACAGAGGACAAGAATGAGAGTGGCATAGCtccaagaggaagagagaggaagacctCTGAAAACAAGCATGAACACGCTGCAGAAAACCCTAGTAAAAACCGAGAGGAGAAGAAAGGTCGCTCCCATAGATCCAATAGCAAAGAAAAGGACACTTCTAAAACTGAAGACAAGCACAACAAACACAAGGCAAAGAAGGCCAAATCTCGAAGCCGCAGTGAGAGCAAAGAGAAAAGTGGTAGGTCCAAAAGCAGAGAGCGGGATCAGAAACATAGCAAAGCGGATGATAAGAGGGGCCGCCTAAGAAGCAAGGACAGAAACCTCAATAAAGAAAAAGCCACGGAGTCTGGAACTCAAGACAGTGTTAGAAGTAAAGAACGCTCTAAACCCACTGAGGCTGACAAGAACCGAGAGGAGACCAAAGGAAGAAATGGTGAGAAGCTTAAGGCAAAGTCTAGAAGCAAGGAGAGGAACTCTGGAAAGGACAGGAACCGATCTCTCAGCAGAAGCAGGGACAGGGGGAGACCTGTCTCATCTCGAGACAAAGAGCAAGGACGGGACAGAGAGCGAGGTAGGGAGCGCAGTAAGAGCAATGAAAGACGgcgccacagagagagagaggacaaaagGAGAGGTAGATCCAAGAGCCGAGATCGGTCAAGGAGTCCAGACAAGATTAAGAGCAGAGACTCCCGTAGAGGCAGGCGCTCCAGGAGTAAGAGCAACAATCGAGACCATAGCAAAGACGGTTCATCTCATCAGAGGAAGACCAGAGACAGTGAAGACACTCACAGACGAAGGCGGTCCAAGAGCAGCAACTCTGAGAGTGAAGGGGAGGGCAAAGGGAAGGACAGGGGTAGAAAGAGCCCCATCTCCAAGAAGAAAAGGGAGGGAAGTCCAAAGTCCAAAGACACAGGGAAAAGCCCTGAGCGGAATCAAAGGTCAAAGAGCCAAGAGAAGGATAAAAACCACAGCAAGAAAAAGAAGTACAGCTCAAGTTCTGATGACCGTGATTAG